From Pyrenophora tritici-repentis strain M4 chromosome 1, whole genome shotgun sequence, the proteins below share one genomic window:
- a CDS encoding Yippee zinc-binding protein, with amino-acid sequence MTGGDRQPVATPDYRELQPNPQQHSIKDSDHLHITMGLTYNIYLNSSRIYGCKNCKTHLSNHDDILSRNFRGQHGKAYLFDSVVNITESDPNERNMTTGRHIVRDIHCRQCKETVGWKYDKAYEASEKYKEGKFILEEELLCTVT; translated from the exons ATGACAGGCGGCGACCGGCAGCCAGTGGCCACTCCAGACTATCGTGAACTTCAGCCCAACCCCCAACAACACTCGATCAAGGATTCTGATCACCTGCACATCACCATGGGTCTCACGTACAACATCTATCTAAACTCTTCGCGCATCTATGGCTGCAAGAACTGCAAGACACACCTATCCAACCACGATGACATCCTCAGCAGG AACTTCCGCGGTCAGCACGGCAAAGCCTATCTGTTCGACAGCGTCGTCAATATCACCGAGTCAGACCCAAACGAGCGCAACATGACAACTGGTCGCCACATAGTACGTGACATACACTGTCGCCAGTGCAAGGAGACGGTCGGCTGGAAGTATGACAAGGCATACGAGGCCAGCGAGAAGTACAAAGAGGGCAAGTTCATCTTGGAAGAGGAACTTCTCTGCACCGTCACCTGA
- a CDS encoding DnaJ, DnaJ-class molecular chaperone with C-terminal Zn finger domain protein — MVLPSLFAKSSKKSSKTREIPNLAPRPAPHSSSSTPPPSPDKQSSHTRVKDRERSTRRSSSYSSKRSSKYDRDSHPLNLPPEERQRLSSQMSAMEQQPTPQPMDLDRDGSSPPPASSSPVTEAPPKTNGGPAPPPHRYTKSPPPPTANYAATPEAATPPAEPPTIDAEEYKAAGNKFFKIKDYPRAIEEYSKAIEADPKNATYYSNRAAAYISANRFVEAMEDCKMADELDPNNLKILLRLGRVYTSLGRPDEAVDVYNSINATAKDKQPALTMQKHLRTAEETSRNEGSGSMVIYALNEAEKGLGMGVDKPRKWQLMRGEAHLRMGNANALGEAQNVAMSLLRYNNQDPDALVLRGRILYAQGENDKAVQHFRQALNCDPDFKTAVKYLRMVQKLDRLKSEGNAAFKAGRFQEAIDTYSQALAVDPSNKSTNSKILQNRALCHSRQKSWKQAIADCEKALELDPSYTKARKTRAKALGENGNWEEAVRDLKAIAEENPSEPGIAKEIRDAEMELKKSKRKDYYKILGIQKDATETEIKKAYRKLAIIHHPDKNPDDADAADRFKEIQEAHETLSDAQKRERYDSGADLVDPNDMFGGGGMGGGMGGGMGGIDPEILMQISGGGPGGSPFGGMGGMPNGGGRRGPPGGFPF, encoded by the exons ATGGTTCTTCCCTCCCTCTTTGCCAAATCCTCAAAGAAGTCGTCAAAGACCCGCGAGATACCCAACCTTGCCCCCCGGCCTGCACCGCATAGCAGTTCCAGTACCCCTCCACCTTCACCCGACAAGCAGTCGTCACACACGCGGGTGAAAGATCGGGAACGCTCCACTCGCCGTTCGAGCTCGTACTCGTCCAAGCGCTCGTCCAAGTACGACCGTGACTCCCACCCGCTAAACCTCCCGCCCGAAGAGCGTCAGCGCCTGTCTTCGCAAATGTCGGCCATGGAGCAACAGCCCACGCCTCAGCCAATGGATCTCGACCGGGACGGCTCGTCGCCGCCGCCCGCCTCATCCAGTCCCGTCACAGAAGCCCCCCCCAAGACCAACGGCGGGCCAGCGCCTCCCCCACACCGGTATACAAAGAGCCCACCCCCGCCCACAGCAAATTACGCCGCTACCCCGGAGGCTGCCACGCCGCCTGCAGAGCCCCCGACCATCGACGCTGAAGAGTACAAGGCTGCGGGCAACAAGTTCTTCAAGATCAAGGACTACCCCCGCGCCATTGAAGAATACTCCAAAG CCATCGAGGCAGACCCCAAAAATGCCACGTACTACTCGAACCGGGCTGCGGCCTATATTTCGGCAAACCGCTTCGTCGAGGCCATGGAAGACTGCAAGATGGCAGACGAGCTCGACCCCAACAATCTGAAGATTCTCCTGCGGTTAGGTAGAGTATACACGAGTCTGGGACGGCCAGATGAGGCCGTGGACGTTTACAACTCAATCAACGCTACAGCAAAGGATAAGCAACCCGCTTTGACCATGCAGAAGCACCTGCGCACCGCCGAGGAGACTTCGCGAAACGAAGGGTCGGGCTCCATGGTCATATACGCCCTCAACGAGGCAGAAAAGGGTCTTGGCATGGGCGTTGACAAGCCACGGAAATGGCAGCTCATGCGGGGAGAGGCACACCTGCGCATGGGCAATGCCAACGCACTTGGCGAGGCACAGAATGTGGCCATGTCACTTCTGCGATACAACAACCAGGACCCGGATGCCCTGGTACTGCGTGGTCGCATCCTATACGCGCAGGGCGAAAACGACAAGGCCGTGCAGCATTTCAGACAGGCGCTGAACTGCGACCCCGACTTCAAAACGGCCGTAAAGTACCTGCGAATGGTGCAAAAGCTGGACCGCTTGAAGTCAGAGGGTAACGCTGCCTTTAAGGCTGGCAGGTTCCAAGAAGCCATTGACACCTACTCACAAGCGCTCGCAGTAGACCCTTCCAACAAGAGCACTAATTCAAAGATACTGCAGAACAGAGCACTATGCCACAGCCGACAAAAGAGCTGGAAGCAGGCTATCGCAGACTGCGAGAAGGCGCTAGAGCTCGACCCCAGCTACACCAAGGCGCGGAAAACCCGGGCTAAGGCATTGGGTGAGAATGGCAATTGGGAAGAAGCAGTGCGAGATCTCAAGGCCATTGCTGAAGAGAACCCGTCCGAACCGGGCATTGCCAAGGAGATTCGCGATGCTGAGATGGAATTGAAGAAGAGCAAGAGGAAGGACTACTACAAGATTCTCGGTATCCAAAAAGACGCGACCGAGACTGAGATCAAGAAGGCCTACCGAAAACTCGCAATCATACACCACCCCGACAAGAACCCCGACGACGCAGACGCCGCAGACCGTTTCAAGGAGATTCAGGAGGCACATGAGACCCTGAGCGATGCCCAGAAGCGTGAAAGATATGATTCTGGGGCCGACCTTGTTGACCCCAACGACATGTTCGGTGGTGGTGGCATGGGAGGTGGCATGGGCGGAGGCATGGGTGGCATCGACCCCGAGATTC TCATGCAGAT CTCTGGCGGCGGCCCCGGTGGCAGTCCCTTTGGTGGCATGGGCGGCATGCCAAACGGCGGTGGCCGAAGAGGACCACCCGGTGGTTTCCCTTTCTAA
- a CDS encoding Myosin-tail-1 domain containing protein: MSYSRSEESTSSGQSDSDVDNGDLKNNILLMLAESEAARAREQVQKLQHVQGRLTVEGGSLRARLDNAEARAQGATDSRDLIKKLKAMFAAERNEKEQAIKDKAQLSEALAAQLSAGAEAAKKSSEATAHLETTIENQRRQIENAEHKLTIVKGDRDWYRAEHGQMLEARNIQHTDRAPEINHLNNKITRLTQDVQNIKEDSRNKVQVLKRYIAVQVVNLDLFHNHIYTCRHHDVSNTYYDRIVTRVKKPHVAANEIFRDWKGDDVFMTEYSATRQALLDHHRAHEQAGKTRGEYSSCVKDILVHGDQHRGVSFDYTLD; this comes from the exons ATGTCGTACTCCAGGTCTGAAGAGTCAACAAGCAGTGGTCAATCTGACTCTGACGTGGACAATGGCGACCTCAAGAACAACATCCTCCTCATGCTAGCCGAGAGCGAAGCAGCTCGCGCACGCGAACAAGTACAGAAACTTCAGCATGTCCAAGGCCGTCTGACAGTTGAAGGCGGAAGTCTTCGCGCCCGGCTCGATAATGCCGAAGCCCGCGCTCAAGGCGCCACTGACAGTCGCGACCTCATCAAGAAGCTCAAGGCAATGTTTGCTGCTGAACGAAATGAGAAGGAGCAGGCCATCAAAGATAAGGCGCAACTATCTGAAGCCCTCGCAGCTCAGCTCTCTGCAGGCGCAGAAGCAGCAAAGAAGAGCAGTGAAGCGACAGCACATCTGGAAACAACTATCGAAAACCAACGCCGTCAGATCGAAAACGCTGAGCACAAACTCACCATCGTCAAAGGTGATCGTGATTG GTATCGCGCTGAACACGGCCAAATGCTCGAAGCTCGCAACATCCAGCACACCGACCGGGCGCCCGAGATCAATCACCTCAACAACAAGATTACAAGGCTGACTCAGGATGTCCAAAATATCAAGGAGGATTCCCGAAACAAAGTTCAAGTATTGAAGCGGTACATCGCCGTCCAGGTTGTCAATCTTGATCTATTCCACAACCACATCTATACCTGTCGTCATCATGATGTATCAAACACCTATTATGATAGAATCGTCACGCGGGTAAAGAAGCCACATGTGGCAGCAAATGAGATCTTCAgagactggaaaggagaCGACGTATTCATGACCGAATATTCAGCCACGAGACAAGCTTTACTCGACCATCACAGGGCTCATGAGCAAGCTGGCAAGACTCGTGGTGAGTATTCTAGTTGCGTCAAGGACATCCTCGTTCATGGGGACCAGCATCGTGGTGTGAGCTTTGACTACACCTTGGACTGA
- a CDS encoding TolA, Membrane protein involved in colicin uptake yields the protein MRFSLEMTFGLLALSSVEAFVVPPRSLWASTIATRDYRSSPVRRDAGFSSLDIPVEPETRRRVARALTIGGLTLGGEGGGISGGGLKLGGGGAKGNGTATAAAAASMTTGTGKKPAKAKPEAAAGNGGAGTENQPGRAEGEAAKAKAEKEAAAAKEEAAKAEAAAAKEEAAAAKGEAAMGEAAKGEAAKGEAAKGEAAAAEGEAAKGEAAKGEAAKGEAAKGEAAAAEGEAAAAKGEAAKGEAAKAEAATGEAAKAEAEKSNGVKATEESEKFSEESGITLDKAGQAANLGGNLGITKGSDGSSSVGGSNGINVAVR from the exons ATGAGATTCTCACTAGAAATGACCTTTGGCCTTTTGGCACTATCAAGCGTCGAGGCGTTCGTTGTTCCCCCTCGCTCTCTCTGGGCC TCAACCATCGCTACCCGCGACTACCGTTCCAGTCCTGTGAGACGTGACGCAGGCTTCTCAAGTCTTGACATACCGGTAGAGCCAGAGACTCGTCGCCGGGTAGCCCGTGCCCTCACTATTGGAGGTCTGACACTTGGCGGAGAGGGTGGAGGCATCAGTGGTGGCGGTCTGAAGctcggcggcggcggtgcCAAAGGAAATGGTACAGCGACAGCTGCTGCTGCGGCATCCATGACCACGGGTACTGGAAAGAAGCCCGCCAAGGCGAAGCCTGAAGCAGCAGCAGGAAACGGCGGCGCCGGCACTGAGAACCAACCCGGACGCGCGGAGGGCGAGGCAGCCAAAGCAAAGGCTGAGAAAGAAGCCGCAGCGGCAAAGGAAGAGGCGGCCAAAGCAGAGGCGGCGGCAGCAAAGGAagaggcagcagcagcaaagGGTGAAGCAGCAATGGGCGAGGCAGCAAAGGGCGAGGCAGCAAAGGGTGAGGCAGCAAAGGGTGAGGCAGCGGCAGCAGAGGGTGAGGCAGCAAAGGGTGAAGCAGCAAAGGGTGAGGCAGCAAAGGGTGAAGCAGCAAAGGGTGAGGCAGCGGCAGCAGAGGGTgaggcagcagcagcaaagGGCGAGGCAGCAAAGGGCGAGGCAGCAAAGGCTGAGGCAGCAACAGGCGAGGCCGCAAAGGCTGAGGCAGAAAAGTCAAACGGTGTCAAGGCTACTGAGGAGTCTGAGAAGTTTTCCGAAGAGTCTGGAATCACCCTCGACAAAGCTGGTCAGGCGGCAAACCTAGGAGGCAACTTGGGTATCACCAAGGGCTCCGATGGTAGTTCGTCAGTCGGTGGAAGCAACGGCATCAACGTGGCTGTAAGGTGA
- a CDS encoding Glyco-hydro-28 multi-domain protein: MAGLTLVSLLLGASVLVSAAPSTLSTRQSCTFTDAATAIKNKASCSTIILNGIAVPAGVTLDLTGLNKGTTVTFQGHTTFAHQALFAGPLISISGTGLVVNGATGHVIDGGGAAYWDGTGSNGETKPKFFFAHNMISSTISNLNVLNTPVQAFSISNSQQLTLDHITIDNSAGDVGNLGHNTDAFDVGESSGIFITNCNVKNQDDCLAVNSGTNIHFINNICSGGHGISIGSVGLRKNNVVKTVIVSGCTIINSQNGVRIKTISGATGSVSDITYKDITLQKITQFGVVIRQDYLNGGPTLNPTNGVPITGLIIENVKGTVTSSGQDYFVLCGEGSCSDWTWTGNSITGGGKPSNCTRTPKGISCPA, from the exons ATGGCTGGTCTGACACTAGtctctcttcttctcggTGCGAGCGTTCTCGTCTCTGCTGCCCCATCAACACTTTCGACCCGACAAAGCTGCACATTTACCGATGCTGCTACTGCCATCAAGAACAAAGCCTCATGCTCTACTATCATTCTCAATGGAATTGCAGTCCCTGCTGGAGTCACCTTGGATTTGACAGGGCTCAATAAGGGCACTACCGTCACTTTCCAGGGTCACACAACCTTCGCCCACCAGGCCTTGTTTGCAGGCCCTCTCATTTCGATTTCTGGAACTGGTCTTGTGGTCAACGGTGCCACAGGTCACGTTATTGATGGAGGTGGTGCAGCGTATTGGGATGGCACGGGCTCCAACGGAGAAACAAAGCCCAAG TTTTTCTTCGCACACAACATGATTTCGTCAACTATTAGTAATCTCAATGTCTTGAACACACCTGTTCAGGCCTTTTCGATCAGCAATTCGCAGCAGCTAACCCTTGATCACATCACTATCGACAACAGTGCAGGGGATGTGGGCAACCTCGGGCACAACACAGATGCGTTTGACGTCGGCGAGTCCTCTGGTATTTTCATCACCAACTGCAACGTCAAGAACCAAGACGACTGCCTTGCAGTCAACTCCGGCACTAATATTCACTTCATCAACAATATATGCTCAGGCGGGCATGGAATCTCTATTGGATCCGTTGGCCTACGCAAAAACAATGTAGTCAAGACCGTTATCGTCTCCGGATGCACCATTATCAACTCTCAGAACGGTGTACGCATCAAGACGATCTCAGGCGCTACCGGCTCTGTCTCTGATATCACATATAAGGATATCACCCTACAGAAGATAACCCAGTTCGGCGTCGTCATCCGACAGGACTATCTCAACGGAGGACCCACGCTCAATCCCACCAATGGCGTCCCCATTACTGGCCTGATTATCGAAAATGTCAAGGGCACTGTCACTTCAAGTGGCCAAGACTACTTTGTTCTCTGCGGTGAGGGCAGCTGCTCTGACTGGACATGGACCGGCAACAGCATCACTGGTGGCGGAAAACCATCCAACTGCACACGCACGCCCAAGGGTATTTCATGCCCCGCCTAA